The sequence ctttgggaggctgaggcaagtggattgcttgaagccagaagttcaaaaccagcctggccaacatggtgaaaccctatctgtattaaaaatacaaaaattagtcagacgtggtggcacacacctgtaatcccagcttgggatgttgaacccaggaggcagaggttgcaggagctgagatcgtgccactgcactccagactaggtgacagagcaagactatctcaaaaaaaaaaaaaaaaaaaaaaaaaaaaaaaaggctagataATTTGGGGGACTTAGCTTagctcctttttctttccctctttaacATAAAATCAGTGCCCCAGAAAGGGATGATGTGTCTGTCCACACGCCTCAGCATCACAGTGGACCAGGCATGAAGggagttgtttttggttttttgttcacCCTAATAGGCCTTCTTggatctgaaaaaaattaaaactacagctAATAAtcatttgttgctgttgttcctCACGATCCCTAATCACTGTATGTCTATTCTTGCAAAGCCCATAGAATCTCAGGGTCACCTAGATTCTTAACATTTTGAAATTCCTTCTAGCTTGAACCCTTATCTAAGATCTCCCTATTTAAAAGGatcaaatctattttctttattgctgtaaactttttatttcttttgagttaCTGAAAGGAATCTAAACCAAATGCACCGACCTTAAGTCACACAGTTTTGACAATGACATGAACAAATGGCTTTTTTGCCCACCTTAACAAAGatcaaatttatttgtatttttgttcagTTCCTGAAAAATTAACTGCCCCCATATTAAACTGCAAGTTCCTAACATCCCAAGGCTGTTCCACTTTAGCCAGTTTGAAGCACCTTATCTACGGGAAGAACAAACTATTTCCCCTTAACACCATACATAGCATCTATTGAATGAAAACACACAAGCCCCTGCCCAAATTATATGGGTGAGGCAGCCAAAGTGCTATGATTGTCTATGATCTTCCTCAATTTTCTACAACATGACCACAGTTACTAAGCTATTTGAATTTTCAGTCCAAGGCCTATGACCTTTGGTGAGGGCAGGCAGGTCTGTTTCAGAAGCTGTAAAAATATGAAGCACTCTCTCCCCCAAAATCCAACCCCCCGTCATGTGTGAACTAGTTTATCCAAAATACGACAAGATCCTACATACTGTACCTTGACTATGGCAGTTTCCATCTCTATCATACTCATCTTTATTCTCAAAATCCATGTCTTCTGCTTTGAGCTCACTTCCTTCGAGAGGATATGTGGGGAAAACTTTTTGCCCCTCTGCACCTTCTTTCCAAGGTTCTTTTAAAAGCTCATGCTTCACTTTAAACGGCTCTGATGCAACAGCAGTGGGTTCACCCTCCATGGCGATAGTACTGGTTTTGCTTTTGAACAGATCTGGGATATAAGCCTTGGGTTTCTCGATTTCAAATTCATCATTCTCAAGGCCATGCATCCACCTCTCCATGTGTTTGCAGTGGCATTGACAGGCTGCTGGAGGCGGGAAAGCCCTCTGTAGTCCAGGAGTCTGGTTTGCCACCTCTAAGCTTCCTTTCTTGGTTTCATCTGCATGGAAGCCTTGGTTCTTTTCCCTTGAGATGTCAATAGTGGGCTCTGTGAGATGCAATACCTCTGGCCTTTCCCCCATGCCTACTGCCATGGCTAAGTTTTCCTCCTcgttttcctcctcttcctcctcctcatcactGTGGTTCTGACTCAAAATCAATTTACTTTCTAAGCTTTTGTTTTCCAATAAATCAATTAATTGCTGATCTGATGACAGGTTTCTTTTGGAGTCACAGACACTAAGACTGCACATATCTACAAACCCACTTTCATTTCCTGGATTCAAGGAAGAGGAAGCTAAACACTTGGCTTCCAGCTGGCTGATGCTTTCGGGTCTCTGTCCTGCCTCACTGAAGCAGAGGTCCTCTTCCTTTGAAATAGACATCaacaaatgttttccatttttgatgTTTGCTTGAGCTACTCCTCCTGCTTCTAAGCTACCCATAAAAGTGGGGCCGGAAGCTATTTCTGCCTCATGGCCACCAGGCTGGCAGTTCCCATCTTTGCTTATTGAGATGGTAATAACATCTTTTCTACATTCTGTATTGGTACTTGGGCTCTCCCGAAAAGAGCCTGGTTCTTGGCTGAGCACCTTCTTACCATACATCATGCTCTCTAAGGACTCAGGCAGCAGGCTTTCATCATGGTTGATGGAAATGACATCCTGAACTTTAGAAATAAAGTTTTCACAAGTCACATCAGGCAGGCTGAGATGATCATCTCTGCTTTCTACTTTCACTAGATTCTCAGGTTCATTTTCAAGGGACTCTGAAGTCCTACTCATTTGAGTATATGTAAGAGATTCATATAATTTGGAGTTGGTCTGGTAAAGACAACAGAGATTTCCTGGTGCCTGGGTGTCAGATCTTTTATGCTGGGCATAGTTTCTATAGGCATCCAGAAAGGACAGCTGGGGGTCGTTCATGATATAACAGTCAGTGCGGTTCAGCCCATGTTTGGCAGTGCCAATGAGCAGGTCTCGATCATGCTTCCCACACTCCCACCagactgggaggtagaggctagGCCTGCACAGCTGGAGGCGTTCATGCAGCTGAGGGCACTTAAGCACTTGCTCTCGAACTTTGCGTAACAGTTCAATGCGGTACAGAGTTCTTGCAGCACGTTCCTCAGTGATGGGTTCAACGTAGATGGTGGTATCTGGGGGacctggagagaaaggaaaataaagcctATCACTTAAGGTGGCCTCAGACACTTCCGCCCACCTGAGCCCCTGCATCTCTGGCCGTGGAGTTTAGCTCTCTGGCTCCTCAGCATGGCAGCTGTAGGTGTGTGGGCCCTTGCTAAAACAGGAAACTGAAAAAGAATGGAAGGACAGACCCAAGGGGTGTGAAAGAAGAGCATAAAAACTCCAGTTCTGAAAATAGTATTAGTTTCCTTTAAATAAGCATGTACTAGGCCAGGCATAGTATAGTagtagttcatgcctataatcccagcactttgagaggcagaggctaagaggatcgcttgaggccaggagttcaagaccagcccggacaacaaaGTGACACCCTCTGCCaagtctacaaaaaataaaaaaaattatctgggcatggtacTGTGTGCCCATAGTCTGgctgtttggaaggctgaggcaagaggatctgggagatcaggagtttgaggctacagtgagctgtgatcacaccactgtattctaCACTAGGTACTTTCTACATGTTACTTAGTTCTCATGAAAATCCCACCATATCATCATCATGCCTGTCCTGTTTCAAGGATAAGGAAATTGGCTCAGATAAACTACCTTGCTCCAGGTGACAGAACCAGGATTTAAATCCAGGTTTTGTCAGTGTGACTCCAAGGTCCACATCTTTCCAATATATTCAGCTCCCTGGCTTGGATGACACCACTTTAGCCCTGCCACATAGGAGGCAAAGGCTGGGACATCTTGTGCGTGCTGCCATCAGCCCTGAACCCACACTGAGTAGGTTCAATGTTTGCTTTAGCTTTCCTAAAATATTGTCCCATGGTCCAGAGGAACTCCATCTACAACTACAAGGCTAAAGGCAGGCGTTGCAAGTGTCAACCAggaagacatttttcaaaagggTTCTCTATTGGATCAGGGGATATTTAAATGACAGCCACTTACTTTCTATAGTTACAAGTCGACATGTGAGGAAATACTTAAAGTTATTAAGATTTAATCTAAGGAAGGTGCAAAATTCAGAGTAGGATAAATCTGaacatgacttaaaaaaaaaaacccgtatACTTTGGAGAACGCGGTTAATAGTCTCTCAATATTTGTGACATTTTAAGCTGAATTTCAACTTTCACTGAAGTTACATCATTTTGGgagagagattttattttatgaggTGGATCCAATTAGAAGTTTATGAATTTCTAAAAGCCCACTCATCTTTACCTAAATTCCTCATGTAGACTCTAGTTTTAATAGGTATACCTAAAGTAATTCTGCAATTTGAAAATCAGAATGTTCTTTCCTTGTATCATCTGACAATATACTGAGAGTTTTCTCACCGCCATCTTTCCATGTGGGTAGACGACAGACATTCCGGCACATGGCCacgaaactataaaaatactgttCCAGGCTCTCATCCGACTTCTTGTCCAAACGGGAAATGATGCGGAACTGTGTCCAGtcaaaggttttcttttcttgatcgTAAACAACACCAAAGGAAGACACTGTTCTATAGAAGTCTGCTTGTTCTCTCCTAGTCCACCTTGAGATTTAATCAGAAAGGAAGAGTgagctgtttcttctttttgaaagCCAATAACTGCTTATTGAGAGCCTACTATGAAAGCCCATAAAGTCAAGAAAGGAGGCAGAGCTGGTTTgtctcttttgttatttttatttaagttaaaCTGGGCTGAGAGGCTTATAATGAAAACAGCCTATTATCCTACTCCCAAAGAGGTAATCACTTCCAAATCTTTCAGCTCTTTCTTCTGGTATTTACCTCCCTATGTCTAAACCAGGTATACACTTGCTATCTCTTGATTCATCAATTTTAGGAATCACCTAGTTAACTTCTGCCTGTAGaagatgaatattttaaaaatactatatatacttaaatatctagccttgttttttttttttttttttttttttctttacctgtaTGGCAATATAGAAGCAGAGAATCCTGGAGGGATCTTCCAGACCATTAAATTCAACCTCCTCATCTTACTGGTGTCCTGAAGGGAAGTGACTACTTCAGTGAcacaacccctgcctccccacctcatactgcttttctttgtggttttatgtaGGTAGGTTGTCCATGACAATTATTTTCTCTGGGACACAAAAGTCCTCTAGTCTTTATATCCTATACGAGTAAGTCAATGACTTAAGGGAGGTGGATAATTATATACCACCATAGCCTTTATGTGGGGCTCCTGGGCAGGGTGCTCTCCAATCCAGAGGGAGTCTAGCTAGGCATGGGGGTAACAGGGTGAGGGGttagagaaagaatgagaagCAGAGAAGAAGTGGCTTTGGTTCTTCTCTTTAGAGATGTGtaagaaggaagaaatatattCCCTGAAGTATCAAATTTCATAAGTCAGGAGTACAgagaagaaattgaatttgttatGCAGTCTTCTTTTAATTCACGGGATGTTTCATCAGAAGGATAGAGAGATATGACTCAAGGAATTGCAGCTTCGTTGATACCTTCTGGTGGCACGATTCCTAGCCTATGCTGGCCTTCTGTAAGCCTTTTAGAGCTTAATTCTCAGATGGGCAAGTAACTGCTGGTAATTTATTCCTTCCTTTTGGGCTTGCATTTTATGGTATTTATTGCCCTGGAAGGCTTGATAAGGATTTAGCTATAAGACAGCTTCAATGTTCCCTTTGTTACTAAAAGAATTAGGGGGTCTGAAAGGGTCTGACACATTCCACTGTGGTGTTTCTTAACCATATCCCCAGACACTGGGGTTTAATTTAGGGAAGAGTGTCAAGTTAGAAAATCACAAAAATCTGGAAACTGTAAAGACAGGGTAGGGTGTTCCTAGACCTCATCAGACTCCTGTCACCATGACACCATCACAACTGAAGGCTGAAGGTAATGAATTCTGGAGATAACCTAACTTCACAAGACAACAGAAATATACTCGCCCTCCAAGCTACCAGCTTCACCTTTTGAAAACGTTACCCAGTGGGTGGCTGAGCATGCCCCTTTGGCCACTGGCTTTTACCTCTTTTGGGCTTCCTTGTTGATGAGGTCCATTTCTGAGGTTCTCCTGAACATCTCTTCCTGAACCCAGTATCCTTGGCTACCTGGTCCCAGAATTTCAGGCCGGCACAGTTCTTTGCGGTTGCAGCGCTGGTAAACAGTGACCAGACGTCTGAGACGAGCTGTGAGGGCGGATGAAACTGGCCAGGGCGATTTGTCTGGGTCGGAGCCATCCTGGGCTTCAAACATCAGTGAGGATATTAGTATTTACAAACAGAACTAAAACAGGAATGActgtcttttggttttgtttaaataaaaacaaagctgaCTCAATAACTTACTCAAAGTAGTTACTGATTTAATAATTGGCCCAGGAACTAGGCATGGCTGGAAGGGCTGCAATTTTGCCTTAGATACAGCTTATGTTGTGGTCAATTCTGTTCTCTCTCAAACACAGAAGTATCTTTTGTGGTGGCAGAAGTGATCTGAGGACTTTGCTCTAAAGCACAGGAATGAGCAGACCCTTTGTTGCCTGGGCTTTCCAATTACCAAAGCTCCTGTCATGTCTGAATTCAGAAAattcaaaaaccaaaccaaactaaacCAACCCCCccatctttctttaaaaaaagaaaatcaatgtcaTCACAATTGCTTTTTACCTCTCAGACCCTATTCTAACTTAAGATACTAACATTTACTTCACTTTCAAATTTTAATGCCAGGTAGAGGAAGCTAGAGCCATGTTAAAGCTCCATGTGTGACTCCAGGGGAGTTTGATGAAGGTCaacttattttgctttttaaaagagcCTCCTTAAAAAACTACATGTTAATTATATATAAACTCCATGATAACTAACAAACTAGGACCTTACTTTCCTATGCCTTCAGAAGGACATAGTCTCACCTGCCCGGCTGTCATCCTTCTTTTCGCCAAAAATGCCATCACCTCCATCACTGGAACTCTCCTAGGGATAAATAAAGCCATCCGATCAGCAAAACTGCAGCTTAGAAGAAACCAGCTCAGAAAGTCTTGATATGGAAAAAGTAAGCATCACGCATAAGAGATGTCCCCTGCCCACGAACAACTCAGACCAAGGTAGGATCTGAGAAAGCTTACTTCTGTACAATCTTAAAAGAGCCAGAAagcagtttatttaaaataagtttttttttttccttttcctggaaCCATGTGGAATGCTTCTGCCTGTAAAAAAATCAGCCTGAGCAATGATGAACTGGCACACTCTCTGGCAATTACATTTTACAAGTACTATTTTAGTTGCGAATTTAAATATTTGCCTTACCATCATCACTTGCAATTTAATACTGTCATTTCATTTCATAAAGGTTGTGCctgcatttctgttcttttgctgtGAAAAAGTGTCATGTTCGTGTTCATTATGGTTAACTTACTTCACAGCAACAGACACTATTTTCATAAAACACTACTGCTCCAGACATGAAACCTGATGGCGCAAAACCCcaggaatttaaaattaaaatcatgactTGAGCTCTAAGTGAATCTGGAGTAATATCACAAGCACTGAGCTTGCCCAGTCGGTGTATGTGTCAAACTGCTTTAATGGATTCCTTCACAAACCCTTCTTGGTCTCAGGAATGGAACTTTAAAAACTCCTTATATATATAATGCAGGTGGGAATTTGAGGGATAAGACAAGTGATTGTGCTATTTTTCAACTGGACTCTAATTTCAACACTAAAACATTATATTTTGACTAGCATCTTTTGACCTGAATGACAATACAGAACAACCTCAGGATTCAAGACTTTCCTAGAGCACAGGGTCAGAGAGAAGGGTCAGCAAACTGCGGCCTGCAGACTTTCTGTGTGGCCCTCAAGCTAAGAAtggttcttacatttttaaagagtgaaaaaaaGGGAAGGATATGCAACAGAAGCCACATATGGCCTTCTAGCCCAAGGTATTTACTCTCTGGTCCTTTACTTGCTACATCCTGGAATACACAACACGGGAGACCAGTAACCTAGCATGGTAGGAATGCAGACACCCACGACTGCCAACAGTGAAAATTCAAAATGCTCTCTTTGGGCCCCTGATACCACGCAAAGAACAGGAGCCCATTTTCTGAATGAATTTCTCTCTTACGCATAACAGTGATAATAGCTAGTATTACTGAGAACTATGTGTTAAGCATTGCATAAAACCTTTTACATGGCTCATCTCATTTAGTTATCAGCACTGTCTCATGAGATAGAAACCATTACTATGCTCATTTTACTGATGCAGAAAACAAGTCCTAGAAAagttcagtaacttgcccaaggtcacacatctggaaagtggcagagctgggattcaaatacAGGTAATCTGATTTGAGAACCAACACCTACAACTGTCAAGCTGTCTAAAAAAGGACAAGAGAGTCTTAGATGAACATTTGTTTTGGAGAGTGAAAACGTATTTATAACAGAAGTGGGGAACACTAGCTAATCTCCTTTGCCTGGGCCAGAATTGTCTCCTGTTATCTAACGTTAATGAAAAGTGAAAACCCAGGGCTGATCTACTGTACCATTTTGACGTGGCAGTTAAATATACCATCTTATCTTACACTACTCTTTAGGCAGTTAAAAAACAACCTACTATGCCTTATATAATTTCCTGCCAGAGAGAACCTTTTAAATATCCCCATGGTATCTGTGAAGATTCTTTGAATGCTGAAATGTGTAAGTGTAGTACTTCCAGCTGAGAAATGTTCTACAGTCTGCACAACACGGGTGGCAGGCCCCAGAGCTGCCATGTTCCTTCTTGCCATGTAGTGGTGGCTGACATGGGCATCATCATACCCCAAGTCCATGAGAGCAGGCTCCCAGCTTGGTGTGAGGCAGGCACACAGCAAATGCTAGCTTTCCTTCCAGTTCACCTAGTAGTTTCTGTTGGTacagttagtttttttttttttttttgagacggagtctcgctctgttacccaggctggagtgcagtggcgtgatcttggctcactgcaagctccgcctcccgggttcacgccattctcctgcctcggcgtctcgagtagctgggactacaggcgcccaccacagtgcctggctaattttttgcatttttagtagagacggggtttc comes from Macaca fascicularis isolate 582-1 chromosome 10, T2T-MFA8v1.1 and encodes:
- the CHD6 gene encoding chromodomain-helicase-DNA-binding protein 6 isoform X7; this encodes MASRNKRRVPVMEVMAFLAKRRMTAGQDGSDPDKSPWPVSSALTARLRRLVTVYQRCNRKELCRPEILGPGSQGYWVQEEMFRRTSEMDLINKEAQKRWTRREQADFYRTVSSFGVVYDQEKKTFDWTQFRIISRLDKKSDESLEQYFYSFVAMCRNVCRLPTWKDGGPPDTTIYVEPITEERAARTLYRIELLRKVREQVLKCPQLHERLQLCRPSLYLPVWWECGKHDRDLLIGTAKHGLNRTDCYIMNDPQLSFLDAYRNYAQHKRSDTQAPGNLCCLYQTNSKLYESLTYTQMSRTSESLENEPENLVKVESRDDHLSLPDVTCENFISKVQDVISINHDESLLPESLESMMYGKKVLSQEPGSFRESPSTNTECRKDVITISISKDGNCQPGGHEAEIASGPTFMGSLEAGGVAQANIKNGKHLLMSISKEEDLCFSEAGQRPESISQLEAKCLASSSLNPGNESGFVDMCSLSVCDSKRNLSSDQQLIDLLENKSLESKLILSQNHSDEEEEEEENEEENLAMAVGMGERPEVLHLTEPTIDISREKNQGFHADETKKGSLEVANQTPGLQRAFPPPAACQCHCKHMERWMHGLENDEFEIEKPKAYIPDLFKSKTSTIAMEGEPTAVASEPFKVKHELLKEPWKEGAEGQKVFPTYPLEGSELKAEDMDFENKDEYDRDGNCHSQDYPGKYSEEESKSSTSGIAGDIGDELQEARAPTIAQLLQEKTLYSFSEWPKDRVIINRLDNICHVVLKGKWPSSQQYEPSGTLPTPVLTSSVGSRTSLSEPEAAEHSFSNGAALAAQIQKESFLAPVFTKDEQKHRRPYEFEVERDAKARGLEQFSATHGHTPIILNGWHGESAMDLSCSSEGSPGATSPFPVSTSTPKIGAISSLQGALGMDLSGILQAGLIHPVTGQIVNGNLRRDDAATRRRRGRRKHVEGGMDLIFLKEQTLQAGILEVHEDPGQATLSTTHPEGPGPATSAPEPATAASSQAEKAIPSKSLLDWLRQQADYSLEVPGFGANFSDKPKQRRPRCKEPGKLDVSSLSGEERVPAVPKEPGLRGFLPENKFNHTLGEPVLRDTGPRRRGRRPRSELLKAPSIVADSPSGMGPLFMNGLIAGMDLVGLQNMRNMPGIPLTGLVGFPAGFATMPTGEEVKSTLSMLPMMLPGMAAVPQMFGVGGLLSPPMATTCTSTAPASLSSTTKSGTAVTEKTARDKPSSHDVKTDTLAEDKPGPGPFSDQSEPAITTSSPVAFNPFLIPGVSPGLIYPSMFLSPGMGMALPAMQQARHSEIVGLESQKRKKKKTKGDNPNSHPEPAPSCEREPSSDENCAEPSALLPAEREHVAQAGEGAPKDSNDDTN